The sequence below is a genomic window from Cryptococcus neoformans var. neoformans B-3501A chromosome 8, whole genome shotgun sequence.
GATGATTGTCGTGAGCGAGAAGGAGCGGGTCGAGCGTAAGGGTCGTCGACGATCTCGGTTGGGTCTGACGATAGATCCGGCTGACGGcgtcgacgaggaggtCGGGACGGTGACGAAGGTTCAGCATCTACAGTGGTAGTATTCGGGTCGGCGGGTATAGACATTTGAGTAGTTTTGGATTCTTTTGTGGGTCCAATCGTCCCACTTAACAGTCCACCAGACCTTCCCACTGGCTCGCCTAGCTCCACGGCCATCACATCACCCAGAGATTCCGGCAACTGACCGATGCCGCCatctccccatccttccgCTTCAcctgcttcttcgccttctttgGTCCCCGGTGTTGCCTTTCTGATGACAAATACGGAGTAGCCTTCTTGCTCGGCCTGTGTCAGCACCATGTGAAGGTAGGTAGGGGAGATCCATTCGGGGCCGTCAGcgaggaaggagttgaGGTTGTACCACCTTTTGGAGGCAGCAGCATGAGGAGGATTGGGGGCGAAGCGACGGAGGGTAAACCAGTGAGATGCGAGATTAAGAATAAAAGCGGCTTGATCTCTGTTACATGTTTGGTCAACGGATTGTGCTGTTGATCGTAAAATGCAGCTTACTCTGGATGGTCTTGATATGGCTTCATGGCTTCACCTCTCCACCTAACCATGGTTAGGTCCCAAACTTCCAATGCGCGTTCTAATACTGAAATGGAGAAATAACCAGTATCATCGTAGTTGTAAGACTTTCTAAGCTGATGGTTAACATCGAGAGTAGCGTTCTCAGCTTGGTCAAGTCTGGGAATGCGTTAGTGTAATGTGATACAACAGTCATGCAGATGTTTACCTCTTCGCGATATCAGCCAAGTCAAACTCAGAGTAGGTATACTGCTGGAGAAGGTTATTCCTACGGAAGTATACATCAGTCTGCTATATGGGCGGCCATGCGCTGATTCCGCCATGACAACTTGACATACAGGCAGTGTTGAGCACCTATCAGGGGAGATCAGCTTAGTCAGGTCATTTTCGGACTAGAGTGGTGCTTACAGAGCTGAGATCCAGCCTCTTGCTTCTCATAATACATGTCTACGGGGCGAAGTTAATATCTGTTCAAAGACTAACGATGTGGAAGGCCGAGAAACTTACACGGAACGAGATCCATCTCGTCAAATCCTAAGGGAAGGTTTTATTTCTATCACGGCGATAGTTACTGGATAATGTAGCTTCTGTTGCCTAACCCTGGGTATAAGATGTGAAACCAGCCTATTCTTTGGGTGGTCGTGCAGTACTCGTTCTGTTTACGGCTTGGTTTACGGAAGTGTtcccagcagcagcaagtcGCAACGTCATCGTTCCCCGGGGTGTATCATTGTGcatttgcttccgctcttctttcctccaatTGATTGGCTGAGAGCGACACTAcctccctccacctccacctccacctccacctttctACCTACCCTGAATGGATGTCAGATAACCCGCCGCCCGGTCTATATATACTCCATACTCTGGATACTCGAGGACATTCCCCAACAACCTTGGACGATCTCGAGCTTTGGcacatccatccatctgATCTATCCGTTACGTTGGGTTCACTAAGAGCATCTATTATAGCCCCAAGGCGCGCAGTTTATAGCACAATGTCCGGCCAGCGATTCGAACCCAAGAAGATGCTTGTAAGCTGGGCGCTTATTTCGCACGAGCGCTGTTTGACTGTCTTTCTAACCCTAATGTCTATAGTACCGAAACCTTGGAAACTCAGGTCTTGTAAGCTGAACGAAGATATTGTACAAGCGAATGAGTAATGATGGGAGTAATAGCGGGTTCCCGTTTTCAGCTATGGTGGATGGTTGACGTGAGCATGCCATATAGCAAGCGCGCCTAAATCGTCAGTGCTGATAAGATGTTCAGCGTTGGATATAACCAAAAGGGTGACCTCGTCAAGGAGCTGATGCAGACTGCTTTCGACTGTGGTATCAACATGTTTGACGTGAGTTGGTTGCGGAGAACATACATTTAGTCAACGACTTACACGTCACAAGAATGCCGAGGCCTACGCCGCTGGAGAGGTGAGTCGCGATGAGGTATCAGCTGTAAGCTGTACCCATATGCTAACTGTTGAACCACTATAGTCTGAGTCCCAGATGGGCAGGGTTATCAAGGAGCTTGGCTGGGTGAGTAATGCTTTGGCGTCAAGGAACCCTTCAGATGTCTGATTTTACAAAAAAGGATCGAAGCGACATCATCGTCACCACCAAGGTCTTTTTCGGCACTGGTGATAAGGAGAGGCATAACACTCGTGGTTTGAGCCGCAAGCACATCATAGAAGGTGTTAACAAGTCTCTTAAGAGGCTTGGACTCGACTATGGTAAGTAGCTGTTCAAGGTTACATCCTGATAGCTGACGTCTCCTTCAGTGGACATTGTCTTCGCTCACCGGTTAGTAGCCAAAGAACAATCATGAGCAACTACTGATACATCGCAGACCTGACGTAACCACTCCTTTGGAGGAGACCGTTCGAGCCTTCAACTACCTCATTGACAGTATGTCCCCTGTTCCCAAGACCTATGCCAAATAACACGGCTGATTTTGCGGTGAAAAGAGGGTCTTACCTTCTACTGGGGTACATCTGAGTGGTCGGCCATGCAGATTCAGCAAGCCACTGAGATTGCTCGTCGACTCAACATGGTCGGTCCCGTTGCTGAGCAACCTCATTACTCTATGCTTCATCGCGAGCGATTTGAGACGGAATACGAGCCTCTCTGGCGATACGAAAACTTTGGAAGGTTAGTTCGCTGGAAAGATTGGGACGGAAAATCCAACTTACTACTCAGTGCAGTACCATCTGGTCTCCTCTCGATTCTGGTATGCTCACCGGCAAATACAACGATGGCATTCCTCAAGACTCTCGATACCACCACAACCTCGGAGGCGCGATGGACGAGCGTATCAAGGAACTCGAGTCTCCCGAGGGCAAGGCTAAGATTGAAAAAGTTAAGAAGCTCACTAAGATCGCCGAGAGGCTTGGTGGTTCAATGACCAACCTTGCTTTGGCTTGGACTTTGAAGCACAAGGGAGTGTCCACTTGTATTGTGAGTAATTTACGACACGGTCCAAGGTTATAGAGTTGAAATTTCTGACATATGGACAACAGCTCGGTGCCACCAAGGTAAGGTGATCATTATGTCGGCAAAGCCGTCCGAAGTCAATACAGTATTTGAGCTGACTCACGTCTCCCCGGCACACAGCCCGAACAGATCAAGGAGAACGTAAAGGCACTTGATATCTACCCTAAATTGACCTCTGAGGTtatggaggagattgagaagattcTTGATAACAAGCCTGACCCTCCGGTAGGTACCTTACTAAAGTCAAAGCAATTGTTTATCCCTGACAATCGCCAAACATAGCCCTCGTACGGTCGACTTACGACCGACGGACAGCTTATGTAAGGGCGAGACCCCGGAAAGGATTAAACCTCATACAAGCAAGGAAGATACTATAAAGGCGATTGGCAATTGAAAAGAGTCTAAAGGCGGTTTCGTAGTCTAGGTTATAGCGGCAAGAGATTAGTAAAGATGAAAGTAACAATGATCGCCTTACTTCCTTTTCGGAAACAGGTCGGGAATTCGGCCGATCATTAAAACGCCTATAAGACCAAATATAGCGTTGCAGTTGTTGAACAGCTGACTGACATACACGCCCGTACGGATCGAAAGCGGAAAAATCGAGATTCAATTATAATTTACATCACAATAAGCTGGCGACCTGTTTTACGTCGATCAGGGGGGCTCCATACACCACAAAGGCGGATATTGGGAGATACGGTGGTTATCTACGGACCTTTCCGGCGAGCGGACCGTATCAGAACGTATCACAGGGCTTTTGCTGCTGATAATGACGAGGATCCATGAAATACATGCTATTTCGATTCGTTAACAGTCCGTGAACGGGTCCGATACGGAGGTCTGGCCTAATCATATCGCATATCGATATGATAGAGTCGAGCTGAGTCGCGCCGGTTACTTTCGGCAAAGTGTGGCCGTCGTTTTGGGTCACGGGACCAGAAGACCTTGTGTTCCCCTCTCAATTTACCCTACCATGTTGCTCTGTCCGCGAAGTTTACAGGCGGAAACGCAGAGACGATACCCGACCGTTGCCTGAGCCAGGGTTTGGGATCTCAGGGATTAAGCCGCCATTCCCTTGCCGCATAAGGAACGGCCTTGCGTTACGGATAATACATGTATCTGATTTTCCTTTCGCTGTTGCATCAGATTCTCTATTGCGCCTTCATCATTCGACGGCCTCAGCCAGCTACTCTTTATGTGCCATACAACTAGACTCACTAATCGGTGACCGGTCCGTTTGTTGCAAACAACGCAACATTCTTTGCCGTCATTGAAACAGTCCGTCCATGCAAGATCTATGGAGGTTGGATGCAACGAAGAAAACGCGCATTATAAATAAATAGGCGAAATTTCTCTGGGTCCCCACAAGGATATTTCTCATCATCGCATACCTGAGCCAATTCTAGATAGTTCTAAAATCTCTTCCGCGCACCagttcttctccaacaacGGCCGACGTTGACTGTGTATTTCCCACCAAACAACCATCTTTCTAAAGAATTCGATTTCGATATTCGATTCATCACTCGACATTTAAATTGATCCCAATCTTTCGATCCTCCCAGCACCACATAGCCCAATCGAATAAATAATATGGCCGGTGAAGACCTTGCTATCACCTCGACTTCTGTCGAGAATGTCCCCAACAGTCCTTCTCGCAAGGTGTCTGAAGATGGACTATTATTGCAGGAAGACAAGGAAATGGCTGCCATGTACGCCAATGCTGCCGCCGCAACAGGTAAGTGAacattcttcccttcctttccgTGTCTCAACTGTAGATGCAAATCGCTAATACGTGCCTGGATTTATAGAAAAGGAACAGAACATGACTCTTCTAGAGGGTCTCCGATTGTATCCCAAGGCCATCGCCTGGTctatcctcatctcttcatGTTGTGCCATGGAAGGCTACGACATCTCTTTACTTGGTAACTTCTGTAAGTTTCATTCCTTAATCTATGGATCTCACTTACGTGGAGCACAGACGCGTTTGACCCTTTTAACCGAAAATTCGGTGTGGAACTCGATGACGGTACTTGGCAGGTTCCTGCACGATGGCAAACGGGGCTGTCAAACGGTGCCCAGTGTGGGCAGATCATTGGTTTGATCGGTGAGTGGTGTACACGCTCTCAAATCTTTTGTAGCCACTTACTTTTCCTGCAGTCAACGGTATTTTCACTGAACGATATGGTTATCGAAAGGTTCTTATAGCGAGTCTTCTCTGGCTTGCGGCTGTTATCACCATTTTCTTCTGCGCTCCCAACATTCAAGTCCTCCTTGCAGGTGAGATTTTGGCCGGTATTCCTTGGGGTGTTTTCCAGTCTATTGCCATTTCCTATGCCAGTGATGTCTGCCCTATCGCTCTTCGTGGCTAGTAAGTCTACTCGCCAAATTTTAGCAACGGATTTTTATATTAACCTTTTGCTTAGCTTGACCTGTTATGCCAACTTCTGCTGGGGTTGGGGCCAGCTCATAGGTGTCGGGGTCATCAGGGCTATGTTCTCACGTGATGATCAGTGGGCTTATCGTATCCCTTATGCTGTTCAGGTGAGTTACGATTACTTATTGACCGTCTTCATTGCTCAGGGGTTATAGTGGGTATGGCCTCCTCTCATTCTCGCGGGTGTCATCTTCGCTCCCGAATCTCCTTGGTGGTTGATTCGACACGGCCGACTggaagaagcgaagaagTCTCTGATGCGCCTTGCCTCCCCGAAACGCAATGTCTCTTATGACGTTGATGAGACTGCCGACATGATCCGTCACACTACTGAACTCGAAAAGGACATTACTTCCGGTGCTTCTTTCTTGGACTGCTTCAGGGGTGTGGACCTCCGTCGTACTGAAATTGTTTGCGCCATCTGGAGTATGCAGAACCTTTCAGGTAACACTTTCAGTAACTACGTAAGTACAGCCTTACTTAAATTAGAATATCACTAATTATCGAGCAGAGTACCTACTTCTTTGAGCAAGCTGGTCTCACGGGTACTGTCCCTTACGATTTCGCTATGGGACAGTACGCAATCAACATGGTCGGTGTCTTTGGCGCCTGGAGTCTTATGGCCCTTGGGTTCGGTCGAAGGCAGCTTATCCTCATTGGTCTATCTGGTCTCTTTGTCGCTCTCTTGATCATGGGCTTCATGGGCTTGATCCCGGATTCTAAGCAAAGGGAAGCTGGTTTGGCTACTGGTTCTCTCATGTTGGTCTGGGCTATCTTCTACCAGTGCACTGTAGGGTAAGTTACCGTTTTTTCACTTTTCACGAACAGTTCTAACAGGGTGCTTTGCAGTACCGTTGCTTATTCCTTGGTCGGTGAAATTGCTTCTCGACGACTCTCGATCAAGACCGTCGCTCTCGGGCGTGCTGCCTACAACGTTATTGCCATCATCTGCAATGTCCTTACTCCTTACATGATCAACCCTACCGCTTGGAACTGGGGCAACTACGCTGGTTTCTTCTGGGCCGGTTCTTGTTTCCTCTGTCTTATCTACGCATACTTCCGTGTACCGGAACCTTCCGGCCGAACCTATGCGGAGGTTAGTTCTTTCTTCacatgatgatgctgaAGCGAGGGAAACAAAATGCTGATGCGCCCCGTTACAGCTTGACTTGCTCTTTGAGCGCAAGATCTCTGCTCGCAAGTTCGCCAGCACCCATGTCAACGCTTTCGATGTCGCCCTTCACCACCAGGTCGGTGAAGACAAGGGCGTCTCTGACCACGTCGAGAAGGCCTAAATTTGTCAAATTATCTTCtaaaggagatgggaaaagCGTTTAGCATCTTGTTGGCAACAAAGAGTACCATCTTCTATATACAAGTTTTATAACTCTAGGATCTTATAGATCTGTTTTATGATAAGGAATCCGGGTTTAAGAATCGTTTCATCTTTTTGTTAGGTTGTGTCTTCATAAATGTAATAGAATTATATTAGATCTCGGTGGATATATGTCGGCAGCAGTTATGCATAAATGCTCATGCCTTTCACATATCCTTTCACGTATTTATATTGGTCATGGCATTTTCTTAATATGGCTGGGCAAAGCCATTCGACATCTAACTATACTTTGGACACGGTTGTAAAAAATTATAAATACAACAAGGTTTTAAAACTAAAACAAAATATTACCACTGCCCATTTGTACTACTTCTATATGGTATCCTTTATATTTAGAATTATGAAACAGCGTAattcagaggaagaatgcaAGGCTCATATTTATTTGGGTACCTTGAAGTCGCTGGATCGAAACCAGCCGCTGTTATAATCTTTTTGATTATTAAAATCTTATTTATATGTCGAGCTGCATAGTTTATATAATTAGGACGGATcgcctcttttttttttcttagGGCTCGAGTCCTTCAGCCAAGAGATGGATATCTTCGTAAACCTCGTACATCTTATACAGCCTTACGTCGTTCTAGAACAATCATTTATATTCATCCAGTCCAGTTAGACCTCCTCCAATTACAATTTTTTGATAAACAGGCATCGCCGTTCTGTCATATCTCCTGCACCTGATGcgtccaccaccactacGTGTTCGTTGGCCATCCTGCTTATCTATATCATCGGCCCTCTAATGCCTGTGCTTTATAGTTCACGCTAGTACGTGGTGTCGTCGCAGCTCACAGCTTATGAGTTAGATTTACAAAGCGCCAGCCCTTACAAGTTGTTTATTGGCCGCATATCTCAAACATGACACTGGTGGATGGGGGCTGCGCTGGAAAAGTATCAGTGAAAGATAACGTGGGAATGACCACCGGAAATAGCGGCTAATTTTCTGATAAGGGTGCTGGTACGGTATGTGCAACACGGTCAATTTATCTGCCAAGGCTCCACTAAAAAAGCAAGATGACCGAATTCATATCATCAAGCGCTGATATTAATTAGCAACTCAACTCGTCCTatttgcctttttctttcttatTGCTCGCACTCTAATCCTGCTTTAAACGGCAGTTAGTAACAACCTCTCGAGGCTCAGACATTACAGTGTTATCCTAATACTAGGATCAAAAAACATGCTTCTGTAATATTAGCGGGCTGGGAAAATCTACTGATACTGAATGATCATGCCGAAGGCCGAAATACCGGACCGAAAGATAATCGTCCTTTCTTCAGGACGCTAATTGCTCTTATCTCGTATGTCCTGAACTGTGCCCTTGGAAATGGGGTCGAACTGCGGTCGGATATGGCCTTTAACTCTTGGCTCCCACCTTATCTTTTGTCTGACCTGTTTTCAAATATGAAGTAGGGCTTATCTGCCTTACAGAACGTCTCAGCTGATAGGCAAGTAATGGTATAAGTGTCTTCTGTACCCATTTCTACTGAACCCAGACACATCACCACAGACAAGTCTGATATCTGACAGACTGCTGCAGGCTTACTTTTCTGCAAACATCCCTTCGAAAGTCACAACAACCATATACGTATCACGAAGGGACGCTCAACATGTCTGACGAGATAAAAAAACAAAACTTAACCCATCACCATTTGACTAATTTCCATCTGGATGACTACCCAGATGAGAAGCAGATTGTTGCCGATAATGGAAACTTGGTGACGGTAGAGGAAGTCAAGATCGCCGAAGATGCGTGAGTGATGACTGTGGATTA
It includes:
- a CDS encoding hypothetical protein (Match to EST gb|CF186129.1|CF186129; HMMPfam hit to Josephin, Josephin, score: 113.0, E(): 6.9e-31) translates to MDLVPYMYYEKQEAGSQLCAQHCLNNLLQQYTYSEFDLADIAKRLDQAENATLDVNHQLRKSYNYDDTGYFSISVLERALEVWDLTMVRWRGEAMKPYQDHPEDQAAFILNLASHWFTLRRFAPNPPHAAASKRWYNLNSFLADGPEWISPTYLHMVLTQAEQEGYSVFVIRKATPGTKEGEEAGEAEGWGDGGIGQLPESLGDVMAVELGEPVGRSGGLLSGTIGPTKESKTTQMSIPADPNTTTVDAEPSSPSRPPRRRRQPDLSSDPTEIVDDPYARPAPSRSRQSSSRSNPAQHQVIGDDEGDIFDQTHGIPSHYDETPDDDNADDDFEMSRSRAYAGTMDFQFQSRSYDDEDEALQAALKASMADLPEGWEMPDILKPESERQAFTTTTSIMTTTTTTPPVAPEAQREESPVATSVAEEKDIVESNEVEDDSDDVQPAEEPSPEEIRRRRLARFG
- a CDS encoding hypothetical protein (Match to EST gb|CF191756.1|CF191756; HMMPfam hit to Aldo_ket_red, Aldo/keto reductase family, score: 271.9, E(): 1e-78), with amino-acid sequence MSGQRFEPKKMLYRNLGNSGLRVPVFSYGGWLTVGYNQKGDLVKELMQTAFDCGINMFDNAEAYAAGESESQMGRVIKELGWDRSDIIVTTKVFFGTGDKERHNTRGLSRKHIIEGVNKSLKRLGLDYVDIVFAHRPDVTTPLEETVRAFNYLIDKGLTFYWGTSEWSAMQIQQATEIARRLNMVGPVAEQPHYSMLHRERFETEYEPLWRYENFGSTIWSPLDSGMLTGKYNDGIPQDSRYHHNLGGAMDERIKELESPEGKAKIEKVKKLTKIAERLGGSMTNLALAWTLKHKGVSTCILGATKPEQIKENVKALDIYPKLTSEVMEEIEKILDNKPDPPPSYGRLTTDGQLM
- a CDS encoding hypothetical protein (HMMPfam hit to Sugar_tr, Sugar (and other) transporter, score: 250.8, E(): 2.3e-72) produces the protein MAGEDLAITSTSVENVPNSPSRKVSEDGLLLQEDKEMAAMYANAAAATEKEQNMTLLEGLRLYPKAIAWSILISSCCAMEGYDISLLGNFYAFDPFNRKFGVELDDGTWQVPARWQTGLSNGAQCGQIIGLIVNGIFTERYGYRKVLIASLLWLAAVITIFFCAPNIQVLLAGEILAGIPWGVFQSIAISYASDVCPIALRGYLTCYANFCWGWGQLIGVGVIRAMFSRDDQWAYRIPYAVQWVWPPLILAGVIFAPESPWWLIRHGRLEEAKKSLMRLASPKRNVSYDVDETADMIRHTTELEKDITSGASFLDCFRGVDLRRTEIVCAIWSMQNLSGNTFSNYSTYFFEQAGLTGTVPYDFAMGQYAINMVGVFGAWSLMALGFGRRQLILIGLSGLFVALLIMGFMGLIPDSKQREAGLATGSLMLVWAIFYQCTVGTVAYSLVGEIASRRLSIKTVALGRAAYNVIAIICNVLTPYMINPTAWNWGNYAGFFWAGSCFLCLIYAYFRVPEPSGRTYAELDLLFERKISARKFASTHVNAFDVALHHQVGEDKGVSDHVEKA